The stretch of DNA TTAATATCGATGGGAAGTATTACGTTTGTTTCTACTTCAATGCCGATACTGATGATGCTGAACGATACGTCGTTGTTGACTGGGATGGTGATGGAGCAGCAAAACCTCTGTGCTATGCAGTCAATCTTGACGTGACTTTCACTTCAGATGAATTTGTACAAGCACCTCTCATAGATCACGCTACAGAACCTGGAAAAGAGGTTGATGGTGTTACAGACTATTCAGTAAAGGTAGGAGTTACCGATATCAAGACTCTCTACTTAACTGCTAAAAACGTTCCCAGTCATATCAATGGAGCTGGTACTTCAGGATATTGGGTAGGCATAGGATTCAAAGCTCCCACTGGTGCTGACTTCAGCACTGCTAAAATCATTACTGGATGGGGAGATTATGTTCTAGATAATCTTCAGTGGAATGACTCAATTGCTGCTTCTTTCGATTCACACTTTGGAGGAAATGATACTTGTGACTATTTCTCCACTTACTATAACTTTGATTCAAGCAGCAATACAGATAACAAAGCTTACATCATGATTAAGTGGAATGACAATGACATCGATAAATATCTCATCGACTTCTCCGGTGTTTCCAAGAAATCTTCATCAACTGGAGGCGGAGGTACACCAGTCAACCCACCAGTGACTCCAGACACACCGAAAGAACCAATCATTCCTGACAGCAACGGAAACGTTGATGTTGTAATCGATGATAAAAAAGCAGATGAGTTAGTTCACGAAGCAGTTTCATCTGGTTCTGATACAATAACAATCTTAGACACTAAAAACGTCTCTGGAAATGTTTCTTCTGTTACTGTTTCTACTACAGACTTAGAAACAATTTCTAAAAAGATTGAAAACAATAATAATATAGATTCAGTCTCGATCGAAACATCAAATGGAGACATCATCATCGAAAAAGAAGTTCTTTCATCAATACTTGAAAACACAAAAGCAGAGTCAGTTTCATTTGAAGTAGAAGATGCAAAGAACAAGTTGACAGAAGAACAGAAGAAAGCTGTAGGAGACAGACCTGTTTATGATATCAGCATCAAAGCAGGAAATGAGAATGTAACATCATTCAACGGAAAGGCCATAACAATCTCACTTCCATACACATTAAAAGCAGGCGAGGATCCGAAAAATATTGTAGTATATTATGTCAAAGAAGATGGTTCATTAGATAAGATAAACTGCGAATACAAGAACGGTAAAGTAATCTTTGATACAGACCATCTTTCAAAATATGTCATTGGATATGAAGAACAGGACAAACCTGTAACTCCAGATACTCCTGAGGATAAGAAAGAAAGCAGCAATAACACGATATACTACGCTGTTGCAGCAGTAATCATCATTCTCATCATTATCGCTTTAGCATATTACTTCATGAAGAAAAAGCAGTGATGATAAGAATATCAAACAAACTTACTGAACGCGAAAGCGTCAGTAAACTCATTTCTATTTTTTTAATTTTTTTATCAAAATTCTGTAATCTAAAGGTGATAGCTTTATAATGAATACAAAAAAGAGATGATGATATTTTGTAAAGTCTTCTAACCTAACGCAACATGCCAAAAATTCAATATGGATCTTTTAAAGCCGTTCTCCTGCCCAAGCTCTCTAATTTTTAATGATTGTCTTAAGACGAGGTAAAAGATACGAATTTAAGGTATTTTCCTTATATCTTATGATCACCTTCATAGTACTGAGGTATCATATGAGCAGTCAGAATATAGAAGAAATGTTGTCGAAGCATCCCTGCTACAATGAAGAAGCGCATAAGAAGTTCGCTCGTATGCATTTACCTGTGGCTCCAAAGTGTAACATTCAATGTAACTTCTGCAACAGGAAATATGACTGCACTAATGAAAGCAGGCCGGGAGTAACCTCGGAAGTATTATCGCCAGAAGATGCCACGACTAAAGTCTCTTACGTACGTGACAAAGTACCTAACTTGTCTGTTTTAGGCATAGCTGGACCCGGAGATCCTCTTGCAAACGAAGAGACATTTAGAACTTTAGAGCTAATCAATAAAGATCATCCAGATCTCACATTCTGTCTCAGCACCAACGGGCTCAATCTTCCTGAAAATGTGGAGAGACTGAAAGCTCTCAACGTCAATTTTATCACCGTAACTCTGAATGCTGTGGATCCTGAAATAGGTTCTAAGATCTATGATTTTGTAACAAAAGATGGTAAGCAGTACAGGGGCCTGGATGCAGCAAAAATCCTCTTGAAAAATCAGCTTGAAGGGATTCAGAAGGCTGTGAATGCAGGAATGACTGTTAAGCTGAACGTAGTTCTCATTCCTACAATAAATGATAAGCACATTCCAGAGATTGCTAAAAAGGCAAAGGAAATGGGAGTATACATTGTGAATGTTCTCCCTCTGATCCCTGTGCCCGGAACTAAATTTGAGAACCTGAGAGCGCCGACTCCGAGCGAAAGGAAAGCCATTCAGGATCAGTGCGGGGAAGATATCCGCATGATGAGACACTGCAAACAGTGCCGGGCGGATGCAATAGGTCTGCTGGGAGAAGATAGATCTCAGGAATTTGCATGCATTTCAAAGAGCTGCATGAATAAAGAAAGCTCCAAGGAATGGTACAATGTGGCAGTAGCTACATCCGATGGAGAAAATGTTGACCTGCATTTCGGCCAGGCTTCAGCATTCCACACTTATAAGATAGGAAGCGGTAAAATCATCGAATGTGCTACGATTGATATGGAGTCTCCAAGCGATATTCCTGTTTACGGTAAAGAGCACTTCACCAAGCTGGAAAAGACTGTAGGGCTGTTAGCTGGAATGGATGCAGTAATTGCCGAGAAATTCGGAGAGCCTGTGCTTGAACTGCTGAGGAAGTATGGAATAGCCTATCTGGAAAGCAGGGGCAGCATACAGTCAGCGTTGGAGCAGATGGAAAAAGTTCTGAAGGGTGAAGACCTCATAAAGATATGAGCTCTGCAACACTTTCCCCTTCTTTGGAATCGTAGACTGAAATAACATTCCGCATCAGGTCTTTTACATCATCTATGTGAGTAATCAGCAGTATCTGGCTGAACTGATTTTCAAGCTTTGAAAGAGCAGTCATGATGTTGCGCTTCCTGTTCTGATCCTGAGAGCCGAAAATTTCATCGAGAACAAGGAAATTAATATCTTTGCCAGACCTATCAGAAAGCAGCCTGGATATCGCCAGTCTCAAACATAAGTTTGCTAAATCCATCTCTCCGCCGGAGAAGCGGTTTATCGGATACTTTGCATCTCCGTCATAAACTGAGATGTTATACTCATCATCCAGTTCTAACCCCAAATACCGCCCATCAGTCATGTCTGAAAACATTGATGATGCAATGTCTGTAAGTGCAGGAATAATTCTTTCCATCAGATTATCTTTTAAATCTGAAAAAATATCTCTAAGTGCAGCAAGCTCTGAAATCTTTTTCAACGATTCTTTCTGCTTGAGTTCAGTTTTTTCAACTTCCTTAATTTCTCTAGCCTTGTTGTCTATTCTTTCATCAATGACTGCGGACTGTGTTTGTTTCTCATTGATTTCTTTTTGAATTGCGGAGCATTCTTCTTCAGCAGATTTTACTGATAACTTAACACTCTGGTATGCTTCGTCATCGTAGTCAATGTTCTGCAAATCAGTTAAAAGTCTAGCTAATTCATCTTTCTGACGGACAATCCTGTCTTCATTATCTTTTTTCTCCTGCATAAAATTCGGCAGGTTTCGGCTTTCTCCCTTCAGTCCGTTGTATTCATCAGATGACTTTTTCAGACTTTTTAGATCGTCAGTTATTTTCTGGTATTCCTCACTATCAAATTTCACATCTTTTATTGATGTGAGAGAATTCTCTGCATCTTTTCTTTCTTCTTCAAGATCCTTTACCTGTTTTCTTACAGACCTCAGTTCTGCAGTATGATCAATGCCCTTCTGTCGTTCTTCTTCAAGATGTGTTTTTCTTTTCTTCAGTGCAGTCAGGTGAATCTTTTCTTCATTTTCAGAGTTTACAAGGGACATCTTCTCTTCAGAGGCAGTTTTGATAGTTTCGGACACTTCCTGCATTTCAGTCTGCAGCTTATTCATAAGAATGGTGTGATGCTCTCCCAGAGTGCGTTCGCATTCAGGACACACGCTGTCCGGGCCTCTCTTTCTCATTACAGAGATCTTTTCGCTGAGTGATTTTTCAATCTTGTTATTTTCTTTCAGAGCAGCGTCCACTTCATGTATCTTAATATTGATCTCATTGATCTTTTCTTCAATTTCTGAAATCTGCTCAGTGTTCTTATCTATCTCAGATGAAACTCCGCTGTACTTTTCCAGTTCGGTAAGAATCTCTGCTTCTTTGGCCTGGTGTGATTTTATATTCTGATCCAAACGGTCTAATTTTAAAATTATATCGTTTCTCCTTTGGAACAGCATTCTGTCTTCATCAAGAACTTCTTTTTTATGACTCATCTCTTCATATGATCTGTATTTTAATTCCAGTTCTGGAAGTTTTTCTAACTTTTTATTGAGATCAGATATTTTCATATCAAGCGACTGCAGATGGCCAGTTTCAATCTCAATCTCTTTTTTCTTTGAATCAGCGGCATTTTTGGCTGCAATGTATTTTCTATACACTGCATCTAGTTTTTCCAGCTCTTCTGAAGCCTCATTCTTCTTATTTTGCAGCTCTGTTTCTTTTTCTTTGAGAACCGACAGCTCTCTAATTATTTCATTTTTAGAAATGATTAATGAATCTCTATCTTTGATCAGACAATCCTTTTTCAGTTTTCCATCTGGATTTTTCAGATTTGATTCCAGATCGTCTTTCATATGTTTTTCAAAATTCAGATCAATACTGACATTCTTAACCACATCCTGCAGTATGTCGATGTCAAGCAGTTTTACGATATGCTCCTTTCTCTTGGATGCATTCAATTCTGAAAGTGCAGACAGGTCTTTCTGCCGTGAAAATACCGATATAAAGAATTCCTTGCTTTCCATACCCAGCAGTTTCTCGATTTTTTCAGTTACTGCTGAATCGGAGTTTGCTGTTTGTATTCCGTCTGCGAGCAAGTATGCATTGGGAGTATTGTTTTTTCCCTTGAGAGATCTGACAAGTTCGTAATTTGTTCCATTTAGGTCAAATACTATCTTAACAGAACACTCTTCTTTGGGAGATGCGTTATAATTTTTGATACCGTCCTTTCCATCCCTGATGATGTCGCTGTTTCTGCCCCCGCTTCCGTAAAGCGCCCAGGCAATGGCTTCGATAAGTGTGCTTTTACCGGCACCGTTGGCTCCGAGGATTCCCACAACTCCGTCTGGAATGTTTAAACGCACATCTCTGAAGCGGCGGTAGTTTGTCAGTTCAATTCTGATCAGTCTGATTGTCCCGCCTCCTTTTTCAGATAGCTGAGTCCCAGCTCCTTAATGCGCTGCTTGTCGATATTCTCAATCGGTCTGGCATTCACGAATGATATGAACTCATCTTCAATGTGGCCGAATACTGCAGAAGTGGACTGCACTGACATTTTGTCCTGAGAACTTACTATTCTCAGTTCGAAATGAGCTGCTGTAGAAAACTGCTCTTTGATCTTTTTGGCATTTATTGAATTTCTGACAGAGCTCAAAACACGGTTTACGGTCATTCTCACAATCGCACCATCAATGTTGTCTGGTATCGAATTTTCAATCTCGTTGATGAGGCTTTCAGCGTCCAGATGCAGAGCGTCAATATATGGCAGATCAATCATTTTTCTTGCAGGCAGTGAAACAAATTCTTTTGTTCCTTTATCTAAATCAATTACTAAGTATCCCTTATCCTGCCTTGCTTCTGAAAATGAAAATCTTTCTGTCGAGCCTGAATAATAAGCGTTGTCTAAAATTTTCTGATATCCGTGATAGTGTCCCAGTGCCACATAATCCATGTTTTTCTGCAGATGTGAATCCTCTATCACCTGATCATTTGTACTGGAATTCTGGAATGCTTTTAAACTGGCTACACCGGTGTGCAGCATCATCACATTGTATCTGCTGTCTGCGGGACTGATAGAATCAAGTCTGGTAAGATATTCTTCTCCTTCGGCATAAGGCAGACCATGAATTGTCATATCGCCGATTCTGACTTTTTCATATCCTCCGCGGTATATGCAGTGCACTCCCTCTATGTGGTCAAACAGCCTGAAAACACTGCCGGTCTCGCGGATTCTTGGCATGGAGTGATTTCCGGCAATTATGACGATCGGGATGCCTTCTTTGGAAAGACGTAAAAACTGTTCCATGGCAAACCCGAGGGTTCTGTTCGATGGTCTGATTGAATCAAACAGATCTCCGCTGTGCAGGATCACATCAGGCCTGAGTTCTATCGCATCATCCACAAACCTCTCGAATGATCTGTACGTGTCAACTTCTCTCTGATTAAGTCCTTTGTAAGGTCCGGGATCTGCACAGAGAGTACGATATGCGCTGAATCCCAGGTGGGTGTCCGAAACATGTATGAATTTCATCAGACTACCTCAGAAAAATCCCTCATCTGCAGCCTTTGGTTTGTTGTTTTCTGGAACTTTAATGTTCTTCAGTCTCTCTTCATAAAGGTGGACCTTCACAGGCACGGCAAAAGGTGTGAATGGAGATGCCACAATCGCCTCGCCGGGCATCAGCATCTGAATTTCATTATCAACTTGTGATATGTCCTGCTTGGCAGAGTTTTTGAGAATTTCCCTGTCCTTTTTGTCTGACAGACCTAGAATAAACAATGTGTTGAATTGAGAAATGACTTCATTTGCAATCAGCTTGGGCTGCTGAGACACTGCACAGAGGCCGGTTTTGAACTTACGGCCTTCTCTGGCAATCTGCGCAAAGACACTGTCCTCTGCTTCTTTCAGAACTCTCTGTGCCTCTTCAATTGCTATCAGGGTGTTCGGCAGCTTGCTGAACTCTTCCCCGTCTGAGTAGAGAGCCTTGTTCTTTTCAAAGACTGCTCTTGAAATTACCGTAGAAATCAGGAGCTCTTCAGTCTCATGGGCATTCGAAGTATCAACAAGGATTGTCTTTCCTTCATGCAGCTGATTTATAATCCTGGCAGTAACGCTGTAATTTTTGTCTTTAGAAACAAGGTTCAGCCTGAATAAGTTGCTCAGTCTTCTCTTAATGACACTGATTGTGCCGCTTTGATAGCCGGGAAGATTGGCAACTATCTCATCGACTTCAAGCTCATCCAGCTTGTTCAGCCAGTCATCTTTGTATTTATACTGGGCTGTTTGTAAGCATTCTTTCTGAGCCTCGGTGAACTCATAGATTGCTTCCAGATCGGAGATCTCGATCTCAGCTGAAGAGATGACAAGTTTGCTATATCCTCCGCTGCTCGACAAATCTCTTGAAGAATAAACGGCAAACGACTCTTTGTAGGGAGCATCCTTCAGGCCCTTTTTGCTGACCTCTCCGCCGTCAAAATATTCTCCGTGGGGATCAAAAATCAGGAAACCGCAGTTTCCTCTGCTCATGCATGAAAGCGCCAGATTCTTCATCAGATTGCTTTTTCCCATTCCTGTGGTAGCAAAAATTCCTACATGGTACGGGATAGCCCTTTCAGAAATTCCGACCGGGAAATCAAGGACCTTGTCTCCAGACCTTAAGTTTCCTATCTCGATCTCACCCAGATATGACTTTAAAAATTCATAATCATCAGCCTGGGTGTATCGTACTTCAGAGAAATGGGTCGGAAGAGTCTTGGTTTTCTTGAAGCTCGCCTCATCAATGTAGCCGAGGGGAGAAGAGACACCGATGCAGAAAAGATACTGCTCATATGGAGACATGTCGGGATTGTCCTTTTTCATAATCATGCCGGCTGTTCTGCTCATCCAGCTGCTGTCTTCTTTGTCGGCGGCATGCTCTATGTCCATGACTCTGACAAGGTACTTTCCTTCCTTGTTCTGAGATTCTACAACGAGCAGTTCTCCCACCTGCAGGTTTTCTTCAAAATCAATCCTGAATCTTGTTTCCATTACGTTAGTTCCGATTACTCTTCCGATCCCCATATTTACACGCTATATGCGAAATTTTATTTGAACTATTTTAATTCCGCTGGGAATATTGGATAATGATAATATGAAAAATATGGACTGAGGAGCTCTCAATCCTCAAATTTTATTTCTGATGCCCTTTTCAGCCCCATTCCAGTAGCTACCTCGGCAGCTTTCATCAATGCACATGGAACTATGCAGGCGGCGTGGCCCAGTACTTTTCCGCATGCTACATATATGGGATTCTCTCCAAAAGGCATTTTCATGACATCAAATGCTCCCATTTCCTCATCGTTAAGCACATCAACAATTTTGGAAACATGTGGGCACTCGCTTTCTATCTCGAATCTGACGACTCCGTCATCACCATAAACTGCCTGAATTTTAGTATTCAGTCTGCATACGCCGGGATTGACTTCTACGCATGTTTTGTCTGACATACTTTCATCATTACATTATGATGCTTTATTACTTCTACCTGATTTTTCTCATCTTCTGCCTTTATGTGTTTTTGAAACTAATTCAAACATGCCGCCTTTTGTGATGTCTACAATTCCAAACACAGCCACAGCCTTATTCTTCTTCATAACAGGCACAGCAACAACAGGAACCCCCATGTACGGCCCGGAAGGTGAGATTTTATGCGTTATCTTAGCCGTTTCCAGGACTTCTTCTAAAACAGGTCCAGTATAATTATTGTCTATGACCAATCCATCTTCACATCTGACACCGCTGCAGTTCTTGCTTCTCATTGTTGTGGGAAGTCTTCCAGTCAGTTCGTGAACTGCCAGGGCAATCGACTGAAGAGCCTCTGCCTCAGTATCCGGCCCGAACGATTCCCATACATTTTTCTCAACCCAGGAAAGATTAACCTGATTTTCAAGTGCCAGTGCAGCAGTCACTGCACCTTGTTCTGCCAGGCGGTACTTTTTCGCAGTGCCGATGATGATTACATCCCCGTCACGGATATTGAATGCAGTTTTCAGACAGGCAGTAGTTTCTTCGTCCGGACTCATGTTGCTGCATGGATAGTATAATTTACCGTTTTTAGCAACAAATGAAGTGGCTCCTTCAGCTCCTGAATACACAGCTTCATCCCGCTGTTCATTGCCATTGCTCATATGTGCTGCCATCCCCTTGACAAGAACAGCACAGTCCTGGCTGGAAATGGTAACTCCTTTCAAATCAACCTGCGCAACGCTCATCCCGCAGTCTAGATATTCTCTGATGCCTCGGTCTGTAAGACTTACTCCATTTTTTCCTACAGTTACAAAACCTTCTCCAATCATTTTGTTGAGGATCGTCCTGATGCTTCCTTCTCCGATTCCGACTATCTGTGAAAGGGCCTTTCTTCCGACAGGGCCTTCTTTGAAGATGGTATCATAGGTTTTCCATACGTGATATAATGAATATTTGGGGGTTGGACCTGCTCCCGTGTAAAGCTTATAATTGAGCCCCATTGAGCGATGGATAGTACAACCATAGAATAAAGTTTGTGGATGAAAACGTTTCTAGATGGCTATATTTTGCCTTTTTATGATCTATATGTACACCAAATCGTTTATTCATAGATGATCATCTAATAAAATGAGACACATCGCTAAAATATCATAATTTGATTGGGATGTTGCATAACTGCCGGATCTGTGTTTTGAAAATATTTTTGTTTTTCACACATCTCTGAGTAAATTAAATGCAAATTCTCGCTCCTCTGTCGGTCAGTCTGCAATTTTTTTGCAATTTTATTCTAAGTTTATAGAATATGTGGAAGCAGTCTTTGTCCAGCAATATTAAATTGAGATCTCATTGGTAAAAAATATTCAGAAAACCGCTGTCCTAACAATTGTTCCAGTGAGTAAAATCAGCCAAAGACTATATAGCGTTAATTTCTTTTTCACTGTATCATGTCCGATTCACATGTGTTCATAACTCTAAAAGATATCAGCAAATCATTCAATGGTTCATATGTGCTAAAAAATATCAATGAAGAAATAAGCACAGGAGAAGTTTTTGGACTCATTGGGAGAAGCGGTGCTGGAAAGTCTGTACTGATCAACATGCTACGAGGAACTCCAGAATATCATCCGGATTCTGGAAACGTGGTATATCATGTTGATTACTGTGAAAAGTGTGGTTGGGTAGAACTTCCCGGCACTGGAAAATGTACGATATGTGGAGGCTCTGTAGAACACAGGGACATAGACTTTTGGAATACTGACGATCTCGATCCTATCAAAAAACAGCTCAGAAGCCGTATTGCAATCATGCTCCAGAGAACATTCTCTCTTTTTGGCGATATGACTGTTATAGAAAATGTCTTTGAAGCTCTGCCTCAGGATATGGATGAAAACCTGAAAGTCGACAAAGCCCTCAAGCTGTTAAAATCTGTAAGATTAGATCATCGTATCACTCACATAGCACGTGACCTGTCCGGCGGTGAAAAGCAGAGATGCGTTTTAGCAAGACAGCTTGCCAAAGATCCAATACTGTTTCTGGCAGATGAACCGACTGGAACCCTTGACCCGTCTACTGCAGACATGGTTCACAAGGTTCTGACTGATGCTGTTAAAGATACAGGCATGACGATGGTGGTAACTTCCCACTGGCCGAAAGCAATTGAGGTTCTCTCAGACCGCGCTATGTGGCTGGACCACGGCGAAGTTAAAATGGAAGGTTCTCCAAAGGAAGTTTCAGCAGAATTCATGCGTGGACACGAAATGCATGAAGAAAGTCATGTACAGGTCGGACAGCCGCTCATTAAAATCAGTGATGTAAAACGTTACTATTATTCATACACTAGAGGTGTTGTAAAAGCTGTAGACGGAGTATCCCTGGAAGTCAACGAAAAAGAAATTGTAGGTTTAGTGGGTCTTTCCGGTGCAGGCAAAACAACGCTCTCAAAAATGATCTGCGGTCTCCGCGAGCCTTCCGAGGGTAAAGTGGAAGTAAGGATTGGAGACGACTGGGTAAATATGGCTGAGCCAGGACCTACAGGGAAAGGAAGAGCCACTCAGTACATTGGAATACTGCATCAGGAATTTTCACTATATCCATTCGATACGATCCTTCAGAATCTGACTGTATGCATAGGAATTAAGCTTCCCGCAGAGCTGGCAAAGATGAAGGCAATTCAAGTTCTTTTAGGATCTGGATTTGACCGTGCGGATGTGGAAAAGATATTATATGCTTATCCTGACAACCTCAGCGTAGGTGAAAAACAGAGAGTTGCCCTCGCACAGGTTCTGATCAGGGAACCTAGCCTGGTCATTCTCGATGAACCTACGGGAACAATGGATCCGATTACGAAGAATTCTGTAGCTAAATCTGTTCTCACAGCACGTAAAGAGCTGGGCGAAACATTTCTAATAGTCTCTCACGATATGGATTTCGTGATGAACTGTTGCGACCGTGCTGCTATCATGAAAGATGGAAAGATCGTCGCAATGGGTGCTCCTAGTGATATCGTGGAATACTTAGAAGAGATCGAGCTGAAGGAGAATGAGAACGGCGGTGCTGAGAATTGAAGGATACTATTGGTAGAAAGCTTAGTTTCGTTGAATGCAGGGAATCCCGCGGGCTTGGCGTAGGCGGCGGGATGGCCCAGAAAGCAACAATTTCTGAAAGCGGAAGAGATGTTGTTGCAATAGCAATGGGACCTGGAAAGCGTCACATTACAAAACCGGTCTGTGAAATCACATTCGCGTTAAGAGAAGAAGGTATCGATACCAGCGTGCTTGTGGTTAATGCCGGCTCTGGTGTTCCGGCCGATGCCCCTGATGTCACCACCAGTTCTATCTTCGGTCTGGATCCTATTGAAGTTCAGAGAATCCAGCAGTTTAAGCTTGCTATCATCCATCTGGGAAATGTCAGGAATCACCTGATCTATAAGGCCAGGCTTATCCTGAGAAATGTAAATATTCCGGCCATTGTGGTTTGCCAGGCGCCTATTGATTTTGAAGACTTTGCGTCAATCGGAGTGCAGACAAGACTGGTAATGCCTCCGGAAGATAGAATTGATACTAAAGGAAAAATAGTCGATATCGTGAGCGGTGTTGTAAGAGGCACAACCTGTCCTCAGAGTAAGCTTGACGAAATAGTATCAAAAGTAAGAACTCATCTGTGATCAGGCGAAATCAAAGCCTACCAGATGAGTCCAGTATTTTTTATCACTGTGTTTTGTGATATCTCTTAGATAATCATCAGACAATGTGGATATGCTTCCTGAGGTAATGTTTTTGATGCCTGCAATATCATCTATGTAATCAAATCCAACTTCGTTAATCTCGAAATGCACTTCGCTGGTAAGTTTTACTCCGTCATAGATTACAAAATCATCAGAAAGGAAGCTCGCATCAGGATTTTTTCTCAGAATCTGCTCTTTTCTAAGTGGTGTGACATATTCCCCTACAATCGTACCGGAATCATCAACCATCACTACAAGGCCTTCATCAGAAAGCAGCAGATGCTGGTCTCCTATCAATACTACTGTGATATCCCGCTTGAGAGATGCCCAGACACCGTTATTCGTGCATTCCAGAAGTCCTCCGCATGCTCCGTTGCTGTCAGCGATTGTTTCTAGTCTGAATACTTCACTTCTCACATTTTCATCCATAATCAGGACTTCAACCACTCCTGA from Candidatus Methanomassiliicoccus intestinalis Issoire-Mx1 encodes:
- the atwA gene encoding methyl coenzyme M reductase system, component A2, which codes for MSDSHVFITLKDISKSFNGSYVLKNINEEISTGEVFGLIGRSGAGKSVLINMLRGTPEYHPDSGNVVYHVDYCEKCGWVELPGTGKCTICGGSVEHRDIDFWNTDDLDPIKKQLRSRIAIMLQRTFSLFGDMTVIENVFEALPQDMDENLKVDKALKLLKSVRLDHRITHIARDLSGGEKQRCVLARQLAKDPILFLADEPTGTLDPSTADMVHKVLTDAVKDTGMTMVVTSHWPKAIEVLSDRAMWLDHGEVKMEGSPKEVSAEFMRGHEMHEESHVQVGQPLIKISDVKRYYYSYTRGVVKAVDGVSLEVNEKEIVGLVGLSGAGKTTLSKMICGLREPSEGKVEVRIGDDWVNMAEPGPTGKGRATQYIGILHQEFSLYPFDTILQNLTVCIGIKLPAELAKMKAIQVLLGSGFDRADVEKILYAYPDNLSVGEKQRVALAQVLIREPSLVILDEPTGTMDPITKNSVAKSVLTARKELGETFLIVSHDMDFVMNCCDRAAIMKDGKIVAMGAPSDIVEYLEEIELKENENGGAEN
- the mcrC gene encoding methyl-coenzyme M reductase I operon protein C — its product is MKDTIGRKLSFVECRESRGLGVGGGMAQKATISESGRDVVAIAMGPGKRHITKPVCEITFALREEGIDTSVLVVNAGSGVPADAPDVTTSSIFGLDPIEVQRIQQFKLAIIHLGNVRNHLIYKARLILRNVNIPAIVVCQAPIDFEDFASIGVQTRLVMPPEDRIDTKGKIVDIVSGVVRGTTCPQSKLDEIVSKVRTHL